The following are encoded in a window of Pseudoalteromonas tetraodonis genomic DNA:
- a CDS encoding type II toxin-antitoxin system HipA family toxin — MTSEAYVFIDGLEDNPVICGFFKLNTQTGRGEFNYGKSYLARSDAFALDPLHLPLQPGIVSYSANKGVFGVLSDAGADSWGRKLILSLHNTKPKNELEFLLAGSGYGVGALVFSLSRSASKHKANKNTLADLALLDQAKDDLLANKTISQEAKKAFEFGQSMGGARPKTSVKIDQKLYLAKFNRQDDLFNLARAEHGAMCMANELGIRTANTRIHETENGDVLLVERFDVSDDLPTHHFLSANSLLQKPKVAINDLATYYSYGELAEFIRHHTGEFAADATELYKRMVFNVFIGNTDDHSRNHAFLYHFSGQTWRMSPAYDITPINNSKQHGIGLGDDGRYASIDNLLSQAKRFGLNKAQATKIIAEVESYTRQWPAHFKRFANISDIDIKRLESVIPSIS; from the coding sequence ATGACTTCTGAAGCCTATGTATTTATTGACGGTTTAGAAGACAACCCGGTAATTTGTGGTTTTTTTAAGTTAAATACACAAACAGGCCGAGGTGAGTTTAATTATGGTAAAAGTTACCTTGCGCGCTCTGATGCGTTTGCGCTCGATCCGCTGCATTTACCATTACAGCCTGGCATCGTTAGTTATTCTGCCAATAAAGGTGTGTTTGGGGTGTTAAGTGATGCGGGGGCTGATTCGTGGGGGCGTAAGCTTATACTGTCGCTACATAATACCAAACCAAAAAATGAGCTAGAATTTTTACTCGCAGGCTCTGGGTATGGTGTTGGCGCCTTGGTATTTAGTTTGTCGCGCAGCGCATCAAAACATAAAGCGAATAAAAATACTTTAGCCGATTTAGCCTTATTGGATCAAGCAAAGGACGATTTGCTCGCCAATAAAACGATTTCACAGGAAGCAAAAAAAGCCTTTGAATTTGGTCAAAGCATGGGGGGAGCAAGACCTAAAACCTCTGTGAAAATTGACCAAAAACTTTATTTGGCAAAGTTTAATCGTCAAGACGATTTGTTTAATTTAGCTAGGGCTGAGCATGGCGCTATGTGTATGGCTAATGAATTGGGGATTCGCACTGCAAATACCCGTATTCATGAAACAGAAAATGGCGATGTTCTGTTAGTTGAACGTTTTGATGTAAGCGATGACTTACCAACTCATCACTTTTTAAGCGCCAATAGCTTATTACAAAAACCAAAAGTCGCGATAAACGACTTAGCAACATACTATAGCTACGGTGAATTGGCTGAATTTATTCGCCACCACACAGGTGAGTTCGCTGCTGATGCTACAGAGCTCTACAAGCGAATGGTATTTAACGTATTTATTGGTAATACTGATGATCACAGCCGAAATCATGCATTTTTGTATCACTTTTCAGGGCAAACGTGGCGTATGAGCCCCGCTTATGATATTACCCCTATTAATAACTCAAAGCAGCATGGCATAGGGCTTGGTGATGATGGCCGATATGCTAGTATCGATAATTTACTGTCGCAAGCCAAACGCTTCGGCCTCAACAAGGCTCAAGCAACAAAAATAATTGCCGAGGTTGAGAGCTATACTCGCCAGTGGCCAGCGCACTTTAAACGTTTTGCTAATATCAGTGATATTGACATAAAACGCTTAGAAAGCGTGATACCCTCTATAAGTTAA
- a CDS encoding DUF1570 domain-containing protein codes for MLSTKWRVLFVFIVLLIAAALIANHLTGRVFNYHDPIGSVRTIYEDLKVEIEVVEETEQTLIKPSAGSFTTKTVIQNHLPQADTTRCTDVSLGEVKYKRNGNIYTWTDSHGVPHFSDTKPDFAVETLDTDLVEPLDYFELTLQAANLPPSFTEELRIKLNTVFKVYGQIIGADALKKVRLNLTVFATRSRYEQAIKQRGADPSNTDGIYFHATNSAFIYYRNEQSAMRTAIHEAVHAINKAILGTTPRWLNEGLAEYFEYTKNSMQLVSIEPHLSWISNKHIAQSVFTINWLIGLDNKWQTADDTKLYASSWAAIYFLMGSSKGKQFLKSVMLAEQNSPCSKLTAETLESMLYQHFPQLSKDYKTWLNKPFIKHRF; via the coding sequence ATGTTGAGCACAAAATGGCGCGTGCTATTTGTATTTATTGTGCTGTTAATTGCAGCGGCACTTATTGCTAATCACCTAACTGGGCGGGTATTCAACTACCATGATCCTATTGGCAGTGTACGGACTATTTACGAGGATTTAAAAGTCGAAATCGAAGTAGTTGAAGAAACAGAGCAAACCCTAATTAAACCCTCTGCAGGCTCGTTTACCACTAAAACAGTAATACAAAACCATTTACCACAAGCCGATACAACGCGTTGTACAGATGTTTCATTAGGTGAAGTTAAATATAAGCGTAATGGCAATATTTACACTTGGACTGATAGCCATGGTGTGCCCCATTTTAGTGATACTAAGCCAGACTTTGCGGTTGAAACACTTGATACTGACTTAGTTGAGCCGCTCGATTACTTTGAATTAACGCTACAGGCCGCTAATTTACCGCCGTCGTTTACAGAAGAATTGCGGATAAAACTAAATACTGTGTTTAAAGTATATGGCCAAATTATAGGGGCAGATGCATTAAAAAAGGTAAGGTTAAACCTGACTGTATTTGCAACACGAAGTCGTTACGAACAAGCGATTAAACAGCGCGGGGCAGATCCAAGTAATACTGATGGTATATATTTTCATGCTACTAACTCTGCGTTTATATATTATCGAAACGAACAAAGCGCAATGCGCACAGCAATACACGAAGCGGTACATGCTATAAACAAAGCAATACTAGGCACAACTCCTCGTTGGCTTAATGAAGGGCTGGCTGAATATTTTGAATATACCAAAAACAGCATGCAATTAGTCAGCATTGAACCTCACCTAAGTTGGATAAGTAACAAACACATAGCGCAAAGTGTTTTCACTATTAATTGGTTGATAGGTTTAGATAACAAATGGCAAACAGCTGATGACACTAAACTTTATGCGAGCAGTTGGGCGGCGATATATTTTTTAATGGGCTCGAGCAAAGGCAAGCAGTTTTTAAAAAGCGTTATGTTAGCCGAGCAAAATTCACCTTGCAGTAAACTCACAGCTGAAACACTGGAAAGTATGTTGTATCAGCACTTTCCGCAGCTATCTAAAGACTATAAAACATGGTTAAACAAACCATTTATAAAGCACCGTTTTTAA
- a CDS encoding substrate-binding periplasmic protein: MHVMLSAKLRYRIYIASFLLMAFTSHYTHAIEAIQPSSKAPNHHATLNISTGEWPPFLSESLPHKGVVAHLITDIFAQANIKVNFTFLPWPRAYHDTINDKYAATAVWMFEQQRTKNYFYSEPVLNERFVFFYHKQRPFDWQNLNDLKGLLLGGGLAYSYGKDFDKAADEGLFDMSRVSTTEQNFKRLAMGRIDAFAEEQSVGYFTLASKLPDLFSAINHHPKALLVNQSFMMFPKNNPLSEQRLEIFNQQLLKFKQNGRYQAYFDALDNGAYQPTNSALAD, translated from the coding sequence ATGCATGTTATGTTATCAGCTAAATTAAGATACCGTATTTATATCGCATCTTTTTTGCTGATGGCTTTTACCAGTCATTACACGCACGCAATTGAAGCAATACAACCCTCAAGCAAAGCGCCTAATCACCATGCTACTTTAAATATAAGTACAGGCGAATGGCCACCTTTTTTAAGCGAATCGCTGCCTCACAAAGGCGTGGTTGCGCATTTAATTACCGATATATTTGCACAAGCTAACATTAAAGTTAACTTTACCTTTTTACCGTGGCCGCGTGCTTACCACGACACCATTAATGATAAATACGCAGCCACTGCCGTATGGATGTTTGAACAACAACGTACTAAGAATTATTTTTACAGTGAGCCAGTGCTAAACGAGCGTTTTGTATTTTTTTATCATAAACAACGCCCTTTTGATTGGCAAAATCTAAACGATTTAAAAGGCTTATTACTCGGTGGTGGGCTTGCCTACAGTTACGGCAAAGACTTTGATAAAGCAGCCGATGAAGGCTTATTCGATATGTCGCGAGTAAGTACCACAGAGCAAAACTTTAAACGCTTAGCTATGGGCAGAATCGACGCCTTTGCCGAAGAGCAAAGCGTAGGCTATTTCACATTAGCGAGTAAATTACCTGACCTATTCAGCGCTATTAATCACCACCCCAAAGCATTGTTGGTAAACCAAAGCTTTATGATGTTCCCTAAAAATAACCCACTCAGTGAACAGCGGCTTGAAATATTTAACCAGCAATTACTTAAATTTAAACAAAACGGCCGTTATCAAGCCTACTTTGATGCGTTAGATAATGGCGCTTATCAACCCACAAATAGCGCCCTGGCCGACTAA
- a CDS encoding helix-turn-helix domain-containing protein: protein MRSEQALKLARRLGDLIRQHRTLLYTQSTFAKMIGVSRSTVQKLEQGEVVKSDILFESLVVLQLQGSLLDEINELAADVGGYNARQRKSNKTQVINDDF, encoded by the coding sequence ATGAGATCTGAACAAGCATTAAAACTGGCGCGTCGATTGGGTGATTTAATTCGCCAGCATCGTACTTTACTTTATACCCAGAGCACGTTCGCTAAGATGATTGGTGTATCTCGCTCCACGGTACAAAAGCTTGAGCAAGGGGAGGTAGTAAAAAGCGATATATTGTTTGAATCCCTTGTTGTACTTCAATTGCAAGGCTCATTACTGGATGAAATTAACGAGCTTGCCGCAGATGTGGGCGGTTATAATGCAAGACAGCGTAAAAGCAATAAAACTCAGGTGATTAACGATGACTTCTGA